One window from the genome of Lentibacillus daqui encodes:
- a CDS encoding cysteine desulfurase family protein gives MEQIYLDHAATTPVTKEVLDAMYSIYADVFGNASSVHSFGRKARSYLDEARHVLADSIGANDKEIIFTSGGTEADNLALIGTALANQEKGNHIITTAQEHHATLHTAKALEQKGFQVTYLPVYQDGKIAMDDLQHALTDDTILVSVMTVNNETGVPQPVAEIGNLLKEHQAYFHTDAVQAYGLLDLPVHELGIDLLSTSAHKLNGPKGIGFLFVRNGVPLKQLQFGGEQERKRRAGTENVVEAVGFQKAVEQSIAARTDRIEQYKRFKQLFLDILTEEGISFQVNGDSELAVPTIVNISFSGMHVETLLTNLDLAGIAASSGSACTAGSVEPSHVLTAMYGADNERATNSIRFSFGTYNTMENVTTAAKRVAAIINRLKS, from the coding sequence ATGGAACAAATTTATTTGGATCATGCTGCAACAACTCCGGTTACCAAAGAGGTATTGGATGCCATGTATTCCATTTATGCGGATGTGTTTGGCAATGCGTCCAGTGTTCATTCATTCGGACGCAAAGCGAGAAGCTATTTGGATGAGGCCAGGCATGTTTTGGCAGATAGTATTGGCGCAAATGACAAAGAAATTATTTTTACAAGCGGTGGAACTGAAGCAGACAATCTGGCCCTGATTGGAACGGCACTTGCAAATCAGGAAAAAGGAAACCATATTATTACGACAGCTCAGGAGCATCATGCTACATTGCATACGGCAAAGGCACTGGAACAAAAGGGATTTCAAGTAACCTATTTACCGGTTTATCAGGATGGGAAAATTGCGATGGATGATTTGCAGCATGCATTGACCGATGATACGATTCTTGTTTCGGTGATGACCGTAAATAATGAAACAGGTGTGCCCCAGCCGGTTGCAGAAATTGGCAATTTGCTTAAGGAACACCAGGCGTATTTCCATACGGATGCGGTGCAAGCTTATGGACTGTTGGATCTCCCGGTACATGAACTGGGGATTGATCTGCTGTCAACATCTGCCCATAAATTAAATGGGCCAAAAGGGATCGGCTTTTTGTTTGTTAGAAATGGAGTTCCTCTGAAGCAACTGCAATTTGGTGGTGAGCAGGAACGCAAACGCCGTGCTGGCACTGAAAATGTTGTTGAGGCAGTTGGTTTTCAAAAGGCGGTTGAACAAAGCATTGCTGCAAGAACGGATCGGATCGAACAGTACAAGCGGTTTAAGCAATTATTTCTCGATATTTTAACCGAGGAAGGGATTTCTTTTCAAGTAAATGGCGATTCGGAATTGGCTGTTCCAACAATCGTAAATATCAGCTTTTCGGGTATGCATGTGGAAACATTGTTAACCAATTTGGATTTAGCCGGGATTGCCGCTTCAAGTGGCAGTGCATGTACAGCCGGGTCAGTGGAACCTTCCCATGTGTTAACGGCAATGTATGGAGCAGATAATGAACGGGCAACAAACTCCATTCGTTTTAGCTTTGGCACATATAATACAATGGAGAATGTAACGACTGCAGCAAAACGTGTTGCAGCAATCATAAACCGATTAAAATCATAA
- the alaS gene encoding alanine--tRNA ligase has protein sequence MKQLTSAQVRQMFLDFFKEKGHRVEPSASLVPKNDPTLLWINSGVATLKKYFDGSVIPDNPRIVNVQKAIRTNDIENVGFTARHHTFFEMLGNFSIGDYFKKEAILWAWEFLTDEKWIGFDPELLSVTVHPEDDEAYDIWLHEIKLPKERIIRLEENFWDIGEGPSGPNTEIFYDRGDKYGNDPTDPELYPGGENERYLEIWNLVFSQFNHNPDDTYTPLPKKNIDTGMGLERIVSVIQNAPTNFETDLFMPIINKIEEIAAVRYGTDHVTDTAYKVIADHIRTVAFAIGDNALPSNEGRGYVLRRLLRRAVRFAKQLGIEKPFMYKLVATVGEIMNAFYPEVLKQKDYIETVIKTEEERFHETLNEGLGILHSILKKEKENGSQVFPGKEVFRLYDTYGFPKELTEEYVQEEGFTIDEAGFAEEMKQQRERARNAQQKVDSMHVQDELLGKVDVVSEFVGYDRLETDTTIEQIIYGKELTDVAKSGDEVVVFLRETPFYAESGGQIADKGWIYTDQVSLYVENVQKSPKGQHLHYVKVKDGEIKIGDCVKAAVDTEFRNMIVKNHTATHLLHQALKDVLGDHVNQAGSLVTPERLRFDFSHFNAISQDELQQIEQIVNEKIWASLPVVINTMKIDEAKEMGAMALFGEKYGDIVRVVQAGDYSIELCGGCHVKNTAEIGIFKIAAETGIGAGTRRIEAVTGKQAYTFFNQKLAIIAHVSQLLKTTDNHIPERIDGLFKEIKALQKENESLSAKLSNLEASSIQDKVEEVKGIPLLAQKVDVKDMNQLRNMVDELKQKLGTGVILLASENNQKVQLAAGVSKDLVQTGIHAGNLIKQAAQACGGGGGGRPDMAQAGGKDPQKITEALQAATNYIAENV, from the coding sequence ATGAAACAGTTAACATCAGCACAAGTACGTCAAATGTTTTTGGATTTCTTTAAAGAAAAAGGTCATCGGGTAGAGCCAAGTGCCTCCCTGGTACCGAAGAATGATCCAACACTACTTTGGATCAACAGTGGAGTTGCCACATTAAAAAAGTATTTTGATGGTAGTGTCATTCCGGATAATCCGAGAATTGTCAATGTACAAAAGGCAATCAGGACAAATGATATTGAAAATGTTGGTTTTACAGCAAGGCACCATACTTTTTTTGAAATGTTGGGTAACTTTTCGATAGGTGATTATTTTAAAAAAGAAGCCATTTTATGGGCGTGGGAATTTCTGACCGATGAAAAATGGATTGGCTTTGACCCGGAATTGTTATCAGTTACGGTCCATCCGGAAGATGATGAAGCGTATGATATTTGGTTGCACGAGATAAAACTGCCAAAGGAACGGATCATCCGACTGGAAGAAAACTTCTGGGATATTGGTGAAGGACCAAGCGGACCGAATACAGAAATTTTCTATGACCGTGGTGATAAATACGGAAATGATCCAACCGATCCGGAATTATATCCTGGAGGTGAAAACGAACGTTATTTGGAAATTTGGAATTTGGTATTTTCCCAGTTTAACCATAACCCGGACGATACGTACACTCCTTTACCCAAAAAAAATATTGATACCGGTATGGGGCTTGAACGAATTGTTTCCGTCATTCAGAATGCACCAACCAATTTCGAAACGGATCTATTTATGCCGATCATCAACAAGATTGAAGAAATTGCTGCAGTTCGGTATGGAACGGATCATGTAACAGATACGGCCTATAAGGTGATTGCTGATCATATTCGTACAGTTGCATTTGCGATTGGTGACAATGCGTTGCCGTCCAATGAAGGAAGAGGTTATGTGTTACGCCGTTTATTGCGCCGGGCTGTACGATTTGCCAAACAACTGGGGATTGAAAAACCATTTATGTACAAGCTGGTGGCAACAGTCGGGGAGATAATGAACGCCTTTTATCCAGAGGTTTTAAAACAAAAAGATTATATTGAGACGGTTATTAAAACAGAAGAGGAACGCTTTCATGAGACTTTAAATGAAGGTCTGGGAATTCTTCATTCGATTTTAAAAAAGGAAAAGGAAAATGGCAGTCAGGTATTCCCTGGCAAGGAAGTTTTTCGTTTATATGATACCTATGGATTTCCCAAAGAATTAACTGAAGAATATGTGCAAGAGGAAGGGTTCACTATTGATGAGGCTGGTTTTGCAGAAGAAATGAAACAACAGCGTGAACGGGCCCGAAACGCACAACAAAAAGTGGATTCGATGCATGTGCAAGATGAGCTACTGGGAAAAGTTGATGTGGTGAGTGAATTTGTTGGCTATGACCGGTTAGAAACAGATACAACCATTGAACAGATCATATACGGCAAGGAACTAACGGACGTTGCCAAATCTGGGGATGAGGTGGTTGTATTTCTTAGAGAGACGCCGTTTTATGCGGAAAGCGGAGGGCAAATTGCAGACAAGGGGTGGATATACACCGATCAAGTGTCTTTGTATGTTGAAAATGTACAAAAGTCGCCAAAAGGCCAACACCTTCATTATGTTAAGGTAAAGGATGGAGAAATAAAGATTGGGGACTGTGTGAAGGCTGCCGTTGATACAGAATTCCGCAACATGATTGTCAAAAACCATACGGCCACCCATTTGCTGCATCAGGCACTTAAAGATGTGTTGGGAGATCATGTTAACCAGGCCGGATCATTAGTAACCCCGGAGCGATTGCGCTTTGACTTTTCCCACTTTAATGCGATTAGTCAGGATGAATTGCAGCAAATTGAACAAATCGTTAATGAAAAAATCTGGGCATCGCTGCCGGTTGTCATTAATACCATGAAAATTGATGAGGCAAAAGAAATGGGTGCCATGGCATTGTTTGGCGAAAAATATGGTGATATTGTTCGTGTTGTTCAGGCAGGGGATTACAGCATCGAACTTTGTGGTGGCTGTCATGTGAAAAACACGGCTGAAATCGGTATATTTAAAATAGCCGCTGAAACAGGAATCGGTGCGGGAACCAGACGGATCGAAGCCGTGACAGGCAAACAGGCTTACACTTTCTTTAACCAAAAGTTGGCAATCATTGCTCACGTATCACAACTGTTAAAAACAACAGATAATCATATACCTGAGCGAATTGATGGATTGTTTAAAGAAATCAAAGCGCTACAGAAAGAAAATGAATCACTCAGTGCAAAATTATCCAATTTGGAGGCATCCTCTATTCAGGATAAGGTAGAAGAGGTAAAAGGAATTCCGCTGCTGGCGCAAAAAGTAGACGTAAAGGACATGAATCAGTTACGTAATATGGTTGATGAGTTAAAACAAAAACTGGGAACGGGTGTTATTTTACTTGCTTCTGAAAATAACCAAAAAGTCCAATTGGCAGCAGGTGTTTCCAAGGATCTTGTCCAAACGGGGATACACGCAGGAAATTTGATAAAACAGGCAGCCCAGGCATGTGGTGGTGGAGGTGGCGGTCGCCCTGATATGGCCCAGGCCGGGGGTAAAGACCCACAAAAAATAACGGAAGCATTACAGGCAGCAACAAACTATATAGCGGAAAATGTGTAA
- a CDS encoding replication-associated recombination protein A translates to MKQKPLAYRMRPAHIEEIIGQEHLVGEGKILRRMIDAKRLASMILFGPPGTGKTSMAVALAKTLGIRVKMLNAVVDKKKDMEIVVEEAKMSGQIVLVLDEVHRLDKAKQDFLLPHVENNLITLIGCTTSNPYHSINPAIRSRCHLFEVHGLTIENIKTAIKRAIIDKQNGLGDQNIELTDDAVEHFAFAANGDMRSALNGLELAVASTPKDNDGKIIITLAIAEECMQKKSFSHDKDGDAHYDVLSAFQKSIRGSDVNAALHYLGRLIEAGDLDSIARRMIVCAYEDIGLANPQAGPRAVAAVQAAERLGFPEARIPLAVAITELALSPKSNTAYEAMDAALSDIHNGKSGEIPLHLKDAHYQGAKTIGRGVAYKYPHHYENSWVKQQYLPDSIKKRQYYKPKGSGKFEQALKQVYEKIQAANNTN, encoded by the coding sequence ATGAAACAAAAACCACTTGCCTATCGAATGCGGCCCGCACATATTGAAGAGATAATCGGCCAGGAACACTTAGTTGGTGAGGGGAAAATTCTACGACGCATGATTGATGCCAAACGGCTTGCCTCCATGATTTTATTTGGCCCTCCAGGCACCGGAAAGACATCGATGGCAGTAGCATTAGCCAAAACACTTGGTATCCGGGTTAAAATGCTCAATGCGGTGGTCGACAAAAAGAAAGATATGGAAATTGTTGTTGAGGAAGCAAAAATGTCCGGGCAAATTGTACTCGTGTTAGATGAGGTCCATCGCTTGGACAAGGCGAAGCAGGACTTTCTGCTGCCACACGTGGAGAACAACCTGATCACGTTAATCGGTTGTACAACAAGTAACCCATATCACTCGATCAATCCGGCGATACGTAGCCGCTGCCACCTATTTGAAGTCCATGGGCTGACCATTGAAAACATTAAAACAGCCATTAAACGGGCGATTATCGATAAACAAAACGGACTTGGAGATCAGAATATCGAATTGACCGATGATGCAGTCGAACACTTTGCTTTTGCCGCCAATGGAGATATGCGGTCAGCATTAAACGGACTGGAACTGGCTGTTGCCTCGACACCAAAAGATAATGATGGAAAAATCATTATTACACTTGCAATTGCGGAAGAATGCATGCAGAAAAAAAGTTTTTCCCATGATAAGGATGGGGATGCCCATTATGATGTCTTGTCAGCCTTTCAGAAATCCATTAGAGGTAGTGATGTCAATGCCGCGTTGCATTATTTAGGAAGACTAATCGAAGCTGGTGATTTGGACAGTATTGCCAGAAGGATGATTGTCTGCGCCTATGAAGACATTGGACTTGCAAATCCGCAGGCGGGACCCCGCGCAGTTGCGGCAGTACAAGCAGCCGAACGATTAGGTTTTCCGGAAGCTCGTATCCCGCTTGCGGTAGCCATTACAGAATTGGCATTATCACCGAAATCAAACACGGCCTACGAAGCCATGGATGCTGCTCTAAGTGATATCCATAATGGTAAAAGTGGTGAGATCCCGCTTCATTTAAAGGACGCACATTATCAAGGTGCCAAAACTATCGGCCGCGGCGTAGCGTACAAATATCCGCATCACTATGAAAACAGCTGGGTCAAGCAACAATATTTACCTGATTCAATTAAAAAAAGGCAGTACTACAAGCCAAAAGGGTCAGGTAAATTTGAACAGGCATTAAAACAAGTATATGAAAAAATTCAGGCAGCAAATAATACAAACTAG
- the cymR gene encoding cysteine metabolism transcriptional regulator CymR, whose amino-acid sequence MKISTKGRYGLTIMIELARNAGEGPISLKQIAREKDLSEHYLEQLASPLRNAGLVKSVRGAYGGYVLAKQSKEITAGDIIRVLEGPITLVEGIENEEPAQQALWLRVRDAVKNVLDTTTLEDLKNHENDQLQDSYMFYI is encoded by the coding sequence ATGAAAATATCAACAAAAGGTCGATATGGTTTGACGATCATGATTGAATTGGCGAGAAACGCTGGGGAGGGTCCCATCTCACTTAAACAAATTGCCCGGGAAAAGGACTTGTCGGAACATTATTTGGAACAATTGGCTTCCCCATTGCGCAATGCCGGACTGGTAAAAAGCGTGCGCGGAGCCTACGGAGGATATGTTTTGGCAAAACAGTCAAAAGAAATAACTGCTGGTGATATTATTCGTGTGTTGGAAGGACCGATTACGCTTGTGGAAGGTATTGAAAACGAAGAGCCTGCTCAACAGGCATTATGGTTACGGGTCAGAGATGCGGTTAAAAATGTGCTTGATACAACGACATTAGAAGATTTGAAAAACCACGAAAATGACCAGCTGCAAGATTCGTATATGTTTTATATTTAG
- the mnmA gene encoding tRNA 2-thiouridine(34) synthase MnmA, with the protein MKTNENTRVVVGMSGGVDSSVAALLLKEQGYDVVGIFMKNWDDTDDAGVCTATEDFDDVVRVCNQIGIPYYAVNFEKQYWDKVFTYFLDEYKAGRTPNPDVMCNKEIKFKAFLDHALSLGADYVATGHYARIRFIDGHYQMLRGVDDNKDQTYFLNQLTEDVLSKVMFPLGHLPKSEVREIAKQHNLATATKKDSTGICFIGERNFKEFLSEYLPAQPGEMRTLAGAVKGKHDGLMYYTIGQRQGLGIGGAGDPWFVVGKNLKDNVLYVEQGFANDALYSDSLIASDMNWIGSVDLSEPLTCSAKFRYRQQDSGVTVHPLANGKVQVIFDEPERAITPGQSVVFYDGEVCLGGGTIDEIIKDEQYLDYVG; encoded by the coding sequence ATGAAAACAAATGAAAATACCAGAGTCGTTGTTGGCATGAGTGGCGGTGTTGATTCCTCGGTTGCGGCATTGCTTTTAAAAGAACAAGGTTATGATGTAGTAGGCATTTTTATGAAAAACTGGGATGACACGGATGACGCCGGTGTATGTACCGCAACTGAAGATTTTGATGATGTTGTCCGGGTGTGTAACCAAATTGGTATCCCTTATTATGCGGTTAACTTTGAAAAACAATATTGGGATAAAGTATTTACCTATTTTCTGGACGAGTATAAAGCAGGAAGAACGCCAAACCCGGATGTTATGTGTAATAAAGAAATCAAGTTCAAGGCATTTTTAGATCATGCCTTATCCCTTGGTGCCGATTATGTAGCGACAGGACATTATGCACGAATCCGTTTTATAGATGGCCACTATCAAATGCTGCGAGGAGTGGATGATAATAAAGATCAGACATATTTCCTCAATCAATTGACAGAGGATGTACTCAGCAAAGTTATGTTTCCGCTGGGTCATTTACCAAAAAGTGAAGTACGCGAAATTGCCAAGCAACATAATCTGGCAACTGCAACGAAAAAAGATAGTACAGGCATCTGTTTTATTGGAGAACGGAATTTCAAAGAATTCTTGAGTGAATATCTACCAGCTCAGCCTGGGGAAATGCGTACGTTGGCGGGCGCAGTGAAAGGTAAGCATGATGGTCTGATGTATTATACAATCGGGCAGCGCCAAGGTCTTGGAATTGGCGGTGCTGGAGATCCGTGGTTTGTTGTGGGAAAAAATCTTAAAGATAATGTGCTTTATGTTGAGCAAGGTTTTGCCAATGATGCATTATATTCTGATAGTCTCATTGCTTCAGATATGAATTGGATTGGCAGTGTTGATTTGTCCGAACCATTAACATGCTCAGCCAAATTCCGTTATCGTCAGCAGGACAGTGGTGTAACCGTACACCCATTGGCGAACGGGAAAGTACAAGTGATCTTCGACGAACCAGAACGTGCAATTACTCCAGGCCAATCCGTTGTATTTTACGATGGTGAAGTCTGCCTCGGCGGCGGTACGATCGATGAAATTATCAAGGACGAGCAGTATCTTGATTATGTAGGCTAA
- a CDS encoding tetratricopeptide repeat protein: MNKNQQAIVEMRDGNYETAAKLFNEWIEEHPEDPVGYINFGNLLMHINELPRAKAFFEKAIALDEDAATAYYGLGNLFFEQSVYARAQENFQKAIELGLEEADVYYMLGLTLQKEEQFRLALPYLLRATELDQNDDELLFQYGLALAQSDYVTEAEPVFRKVLDRNAQHSDAHYNLGVIDLYHDKPKSARQHFEEALQYQPDHVLAANGKKKVDELIGHDHK; the protein is encoded by the coding sequence ATGAATAAAAACCAGCAGGCAATTGTCGAAATGAGAGATGGAAACTATGAGACGGCGGCAAAACTATTCAATGAATGGATCGAGGAACATCCCGAAGATCCGGTTGGCTACATTAATTTTGGGAATTTATTAATGCATATAAATGAACTGCCTCGTGCTAAAGCATTTTTTGAAAAGGCGATCGCTCTCGATGAAGATGCGGCTACAGCATATTACGGACTGGGAAACCTATTTTTCGAACAATCTGTATATGCCAGGGCGCAGGAGAATTTCCAAAAGGCAATAGAACTGGGACTGGAAGAAGCGGACGTTTATTATATGCTCGGCCTAACATTGCAAAAGGAAGAACAGTTTAGATTGGCGTTACCCTATTTGCTTCGGGCTACCGAGCTGGATCAAAATGATGATGAATTGTTGTTTCAATATGGCCTTGCTTTGGCGCAAAGCGATTATGTGACCGAGGCTGAGCCTGTGTTCAGAAAAGTCCTGGATCGTAATGCACAGCATAGCGATGCCCATTATAATCTTGGTGTGATTGATTTGTATCATGACAAACCAAAAAGTGCACGACAACATTTTGAAGAAGCGTTACAGTACCAGCCTGACCATGTTTTGGCTGCAAACGGAAAGAAAAAAGTCGATGAGCTGATCGGTCATGACCACAAGTAA
- the recD2 gene encoding SF1B family DNA helicase RecD2, translated as MTNETNAEMNRNEGGYITGELLYTIFHNEAEHFSIAKIKIKSTNEDYSKKDIVAKGYFSNLITGKNYCFYGKFERHSKFGLQYKVHSYQTIIPDTKDGLIAYLSSNLFHGIGKKTAAKIIDHLGETAISTILNNPSVLDAIPGLKKENKESLVKNLQENEGFEHVAVHLAKYGIGLKMAQTIYQVYQEATIDQLQKDPYQYVFDVEGFGFQKADEIARQNGIPLTHPNRIGAACIYILQKSVPDGHVYLPLMECIRRVMQLLHHPGSPLMEDDVKDRLQELNKEKRLILNQGNVYLPSLYYAEDGLASHLKRLIDKPVEHQTPLAELMKITGEIEDQEILSYGKEQFEAIHQALDSKIMILTGGPGTGKTTVVKGILKAYATIEDLSLQPKDYDKPSNFPFILTAPTGRAAKRLNESTGLPATTIHRLLGWDGDRTFEKDQKEPLNGKFIIIDEFSMVDIWLANNLFKAIPDDMQVLLVGDEDQLPSVGPGQVLSDLLGSSLIPFVRLNEVYRQKEGSKIIQLAHQIKDDMCTESSLEQAKDFSFISCFESQVITCIETIYQKALDKGIDLRDIQVLAPMYRTQAGITMINQHLQQLINPQTEQKREVRTQDAVFRVGDKVIQLVNQPEDRVFNGDIGEVVAIFKEDENEEQVEQLIIDYDGHEVAYEPNEYVNIMHAYCISIHKSQGSEFPIVIMPVVSGYSRMLRKNLLYTAITRSKRSLIICGEMGAFLRGVRTTDTNIRYTSLREQLQERLIKPMAETDNGEEEPTPPVDEMDSGEEELTPYDFM; from the coding sequence ATGACGAACGAAACCAATGCCGAAATGAATAGAAATGAAGGAGGGTATATAACAGGGGAACTGTTGTATACCATTTTCCATAATGAGGCGGAGCATTTTTCGATTGCCAAAATAAAAATAAAAAGCACCAATGAGGATTATAGCAAAAAGGATATTGTGGCCAAAGGATATTTTTCCAATTTAATAACAGGGAAAAATTACTGCTTTTACGGGAAATTCGAACGCCATTCCAAATTTGGACTGCAATATAAAGTCCATTCCTATCAAACCATCATACCTGACACAAAGGATGGTTTAATTGCCTATTTATCCAGTAACTTATTTCATGGCATTGGAAAGAAGACAGCTGCTAAAATCATCGATCACTTAGGTGAAACCGCGATTTCCACTATTTTAAATAACCCATCGGTATTGGATGCAATTCCGGGACTCAAAAAAGAAAATAAAGAATCACTTGTAAAAAACTTACAAGAAAATGAGGGATTTGAACATGTAGCGGTTCATTTGGCGAAATATGGTATTGGCTTAAAAATGGCGCAAACGATCTACCAGGTTTATCAAGAAGCGACCATAGATCAGCTGCAGAAGGATCCTTACCAATATGTCTTTGATGTGGAAGGGTTTGGCTTTCAAAAAGCAGATGAAATCGCCAGACAAAATGGTATCCCCTTAACACATCCAAATCGAATTGGTGCTGCGTGCATTTACATCTTGCAAAAAAGCGTGCCGGATGGACATGTATATTTACCACTAATGGAGTGTATCAGACGGGTGATGCAACTACTTCATCATCCTGGTTCCCCATTAATGGAAGATGACGTCAAGGATCGTTTGCAGGAATTGAATAAGGAAAAGCGGCTGATTTTAAACCAGGGAAATGTTTATTTGCCCTCGTTATACTATGCGGAGGACGGTCTTGCTTCCCATTTAAAGCGACTTATTGACAAACCTGTTGAGCATCAAACACCACTAGCCGAATTAATGAAAATTACTGGTGAAATTGAAGATCAGGAAATATTAAGTTACGGAAAGGAACAGTTTGAAGCGATTCACCAGGCACTTGATTCAAAGATCATGATCCTTACCGGGGGGCCTGGTACGGGGAAAACAACGGTTGTCAAAGGCATTCTAAAGGCATACGCTACTATCGAGGATCTATCACTTCAACCTAAAGACTATGATAAGCCATCGAATTTTCCATTTATTTTAACAGCACCAACAGGTCGGGCAGCCAAACGGTTAAATGAATCGACTGGACTTCCGGCAACGACGATTCATCGTTTGCTTGGCTGGGATGGTGATCGTACGTTCGAAAAAGATCAGAAGGAACCATTGAACGGGAAATTTATTATTATTGATGAATTTTCCATGGTGGACATTTGGCTGGCCAATAATCTGTTTAAAGCTATTCCAGATGATATGCAAGTCCTATTGGTAGGTGATGAAGATCAGCTGCCATCTGTTGGTCCTGGACAGGTGTTAAGTGATTTGCTCGGCAGTTCTCTGATTCCGTTCGTCCGGTTAAATGAGGTCTACCGGCAGAAGGAAGGTTCGAAAATTATTCAGCTGGCACACCAAATCAAAGATGATATGTGTACGGAATCATCATTAGAGCAGGCGAAAGATTTTAGTTTTATTTCCTGCTTTGAATCACAGGTCATTACTTGTATTGAAACGATCTATCAAAAAGCACTGGATAAAGGCATTGATTTGCGGGATATCCAGGTTCTTGCTCCGATGTATCGAACGCAAGCCGGGATTACGATGATCAATCAGCACTTGCAGCAGTTGATCAATCCGCAAACAGAGCAGAAACGGGAAGTGAGAACACAGGATGCGGTTTTTCGGGTTGGCGATAAAGTGATTCAGCTGGTCAATCAACCGGAGGATCGGGTATTTAATGGAGATATTGGCGAAGTCGTGGCGATATTTAAAGAGGATGAAAATGAAGAACAGGTGGAACAGTTGATTATTGATTATGATGGACATGAGGTTGCTTATGAGCCTAATGAGTATGTGAACATCATGCACGCTTACTGTATTTCCATTCATAAATCGCAAGGAAGTGAGTTTCCTATCGTTATTATGCCTGTCGTATCCGGATACAGTCGGATGCTTCGAAAAAACCTGCTATATACGGCGATTACCAGGAGTAAACGGTCATTGATTATTTGCGGGGAGATGGGTGCATTTCTTCGCGGGGTACGAACAACAGACACCAACATCAGGTATACCTCACTTCGGGAACAATTGCAGGAGCGGCTGATAAAACCAATGGCAGAAACGGACAATGGGGAGGAAGAGCCTACTCCCCCAGTGGATGAAATGGATAGCGGAGAGGAAGAGCTTACTCCCTACGATTTTATGTAA
- a CDS encoding AI-2E family transporter: MFKQKTPLPFLYWVITGIFVLLFIYLLVKLFPIYRVILAFLWHLFAPFIIAGLIAYLLYPIVKKINSYHIPKGLAILLIYLVFFGSSGYAIYRIYPAMIHQLSDLQAQLPQLIQMYQDLVYQLYEYTSFLPEVVHDKMDHLIAGMETRVENLVGKAVNGFTKVFDMIVFLTVIPVLVFYFLKDFTRIKDYIKKWIPVKYHRDGSDLCAKIDKSLGDYIRGQLIVCFFVFLATYIAFQLLHIKYALLLAIIMGLTNIIPYFGPIIGAVPAVAITLTVSAKLIIFVLIAVFVIQLIESNLLSPYIVGKSIAIHPIAIIFALLLGGELGGVIGMIVAVPVLTILKVVVSHVMAIRMMKQQR; encoded by the coding sequence ATGTTTAAGCAGAAAACACCACTTCCATTCCTCTACTGGGTCATTACCGGTATTTTTGTCTTATTATTTATCTATTTACTTGTTAAACTTTTTCCCATTTACCGTGTTATCCTTGCTTTTCTATGGCATTTGTTTGCACCATTTATTATCGCCGGCTTGATCGCGTATCTTCTTTATCCAATTGTCAAAAAAATCAATAGCTACCATATTCCCAAAGGTCTTGCTATTCTTTTGATTTATTTGGTGTTTTTCGGTAGTTCCGGTTATGCCATTTACCGCATATATCCGGCCATGATTCACCAACTGAGTGATTTACAGGCGCAATTACCACAACTAATCCAGATGTATCAAGACTTGGTTTATCAACTTTATGAATATACATCCTTTTTGCCGGAAGTGGTTCATGACAAGATGGATCACTTAATCGCCGGAATGGAAACAAGGGTTGAAAATCTGGTCGGTAAAGCGGTTAACGGATTCACCAAGGTTTTTGACATGATTGTTTTCCTTACGGTGATTCCCGTTTTGGTGTTTTACTTCCTAAAAGATTTTACAAGAATAAAGGACTATATCAAAAAATGGATACCGGTAAAATATCATCGTGATGGCAGTGATCTATGTGCAAAGATTGACAAAAGTCTTGGTGACTATATTCGCGGGCAACTAATTGTTTGTTTTTTTGTTTTTCTGGCAACGTACATTGCTTTTCAGCTACTCCATATTAAATATGCATTGCTGCTTGCCATTATTATGGGTTTGACAAATATTATTCCGTATTTTGGTCCGATAATTGGTGCTGTTCCAGCGGTGGCTATTACCTTAACCGTGTCGGCAAAATTAATCATTTTTGTGTTAATCGCGGTCTTTGTCATACAATTAATTGAAAGTAATTTACTATCACCGTACATCGTTGGAAAGAGTATTGCCATTCACCCGATTGCCATTATTTTTGCCCTGTTATTAGGTGGGGAACTCGGAGGCGTTATCGGCATGATTGTGGCAGTACCGGTTTTAACGATACTTAAAGTCGTTGTATCCCATGTGATGGCAATCAGAATGATGAAACAGCAACGTTGA